The Polynucleobacter sp. MWH-UH35A genomic interval GGATAGATTAAAAATGGCCGCCGGCAGCCCCCAAGGAAAGCCCGCTGCCACTATCTATCGATGTTTAGCAAAAGGGTTCTTTGAGGAGTCCCCTGTAGCCCTATTGGAGTGTCGACTTGAGACTGGTCGCACCCATCAGATTCGTGTCCACCTTGAATCACTTGGCTTTCCCTTGGTCGGTGATCCGGTGTATCGCAAAAAGACGCCAGGAGTAGCCAAAAACCTGGCATTCCATCGCCAGGCATTACACGCCTTTGCGCTGAGCCTTCAGCATCCAGTTAAAAGCGATCTCATGACTTGGTTTCGATTGCCACCACAAGACATTATGGATTTACTGCCTCAACTGGAAATGAATAATGATGTTCTCCCAAAAGAAGTCTCGGTATTGGCCTCTATAGAAAACGAATTGCGCTCATGAGTTTCATTGCTCCTAAGTGGTCAGCGCCAAATTCAGTTAAAACCTTGGTGAGCACAAGAGAGGGTGGTGTTAGTCATCAGCCCTTTGACTCACTCAATCTTGGCGATCATGTGGGCGATGATCTAAACCATGTTTTGATCAATAGAGCTATTTTTAGCAAAGAGCTTCCAGCCGAACCTATTTGGTTAAACCAAGTCCATGGCACATCCGTGAGCACACCGCAAAGTCGTCTTTTATATCAAGATTCATCGATTAAAGCTGATGCTTCTGTGACTAATGTTCCAGGAGAGGTATTGGTCATCATGACTGCTGACTGCTTGCCTGTGCTTTTTACGAATCAAGAGGGGTCTGTTGTTGGTGTTGCGCATGCAGGCTGGAGAGGACTTTGCGCTGGAGTTTTAGAAAATACACTTATCGAGTTACTCAATCTCACAGAGGATAAAAATCCCGCAAACATAATTGCTTGGTTGGGACCAGCTATTGGGCCGGATGCCTTTGAGGTTGGAGAGGAAGTGGTTACGGCCTTCAAAAAATCCGGCTCATCCATTCCTATTAATGCATTTAAGGAAATTCCACATAAGCCTGGCAAGTATTTAGCTGATATTTACCAATTGGCAAGAGGGCGCTTAGAGTCCAGCGGTGTCAAATTGATTTCTGGAGGTGAATATTGCACCGTGCGAGATCAAGAGCAATTCTTTTCCTATCGTCGCGATGGTGAAACGGGAAGATTTGCTTCGGCAATCTGGATTAAAAAATAGTCTTAATGCATGCGGGTTACTACTAGCCTTTGCAGCAAGCTAGGGTTATTGCGTATAACTCTATAGTGCTTAAGGGCGGAGAATGTCTCTAATTAATTGAAGAGACTACTATGTTTGCAGGCATGAATACCGGTGCAACGCCTTCTTTGGCGCCGCATCATATGGCGCTAATTCCGCCAGAGCGTTTATCTGAAATTCAAAAAGACTATTTCACAGAATTAGCGCACATTGCAACCAATCCTGAGGCGATTGAAGTAAAGGATCGTCGTTTCGCAGGAAAGGCTTGGCATTCATCATGGAGCAAAGTTATTGCTGCCACCTATTTGCTTAATTCCAAACATCTGATGGCTTTGGCAAAAGCTGTTGAGACCGATGAAAAGTCAAAGCAGAAAATTTTGTTCACTACCGAGCAGATGATTGATGCGCTCTCTCCATCAAACTTCATTGCAACCAATCCTGAAGTACT includes:
- the pgeF gene encoding peptidoglycan editing factor PgeF, encoding MSFIAPKWSAPNSVKTLVSTREGGVSHQPFDSLNLGDHVGDDLNHVLINRAIFSKELPAEPIWLNQVHGTSVSTPQSRLLYQDSSIKADASVTNVPGEVLVIMTADCLPVLFTNQEGSVVGVAHAGWRGLCAGVLENTLIELLNLTEDKNPANIIAWLGPAIGPDAFEVGEEVVTAFKKSGSSIPINAFKEIPHKPGKYLADIYQLARGRLESSGVKLISGGEYCTVRDQEQFFSYRRDGETGRFASAIWIKK